Proteins encoded in a region of the Microbacterium neungamense genome:
- a CDS encoding extracellular solute-binding protein gives MRRKIIATAMAATAALALSACSGTAEGGTPEGDGQLKIEVPDIPMIEELGENEKEVNIIAWSGFVEPAWSDEFTELTGCTVNRRVAGTSDEMVQLMRTGDYDLVSASGDASLRLIAGGDVQPLNLDLIPNFGDDIVEGMKGQIYDTINGKSYGIPIGRGANILQYNSEVVTEEPTSWDVVWEKDSPYAGKVTAYDAPIYIADAAVYLMAHQPELGIENPYALDEKQLAAAVDLLKQQNEIVSEYWSDPAAQITSFAGGTTVVGTSWEVLRKLTQDEKFKSVLPEEGSTGWSDAWMLAAEAKNPNCAYAWMDYASSPEVNGAIAMNFGMAPANAAFCETSAEAKAHCDYYHATDEEYFKKVWFWTTPIEQCIDGRDPEEVTCTNFQQWTDAWMSIKG, from the coding sequence ATGCGCAGGAAGATCATCGCCACGGCGATGGCGGCGACCGCCGCCCTCGCCCTGTCCGCCTGTTCCGGCACCGCCGAAGGCGGCACGCCCGAGGGCGACGGGCAGCTGAAGATCGAGGTCCCCGACATCCCCATGATCGAGGAGCTCGGCGAGAACGAGAAGGAGGTGAACATCATCGCCTGGTCGGGCTTCGTGGAGCCGGCCTGGAGCGACGAGTTCACCGAGCTGACCGGATGCACGGTGAACCGCCGCGTCGCCGGGACCAGTGACGAGATGGTGCAGCTGATGCGCACCGGCGACTACGACCTCGTCTCCGCCTCCGGCGACGCCAGCCTCCGGCTGATCGCCGGCGGCGACGTGCAGCCGCTGAACCTGGATCTGATCCCGAACTTCGGCGATGACATCGTCGAGGGCATGAAGGGGCAGATCTACGACACCATCAACGGCAAGTCCTACGGCATCCCGATCGGCCGCGGCGCCAACATCCTGCAGTACAACAGCGAGGTCGTCACCGAGGAGCCCACCAGCTGGGACGTCGTCTGGGAGAAGGACAGCCCGTACGCCGGCAAGGTGACCGCCTACGATGCGCCGATCTACATCGCCGACGCCGCCGTCTACCTGATGGCGCACCAGCCCGAGCTCGGCATCGAGAACCCGTACGCGCTGGACGAGAAGCAGCTGGCGGCGGCCGTCGACCTGCTCAAGCAACAGAACGAGATCGTCTCCGAGTACTGGTCCGACCCGGCCGCGCAGATCACGTCGTTCGCCGGCGGCACCACCGTGGTCGGCACCTCGTGGGAGGTGCTGCGCAAGCTCACCCAGGACGAGAAGTTCAAGAGCGTGCTGCCCGAGGAGGGCTCGACCGGCTGGTCGGACGCCTGGATGCTCGCGGCCGAGGCGAAGAACCCGAACTGCGCGTACGCGTGGATGGACTACGCCTCCTCTCCCGAGGTGAACGGCGCGATCGCGATGAACTTCGGCATGGCCCCGGCCAACGCCGCGTTCTGCGAGACCAGCGCCGAGGCGAAGGCGCACTGCGACTACTACCACGCCACCGACGAGGAGTACTTCAAGAAGGTGTGGTTCTGGACCACTCCGATCGAGCAGTGCATCGACGGACGCGACCCGGAGGAGGTCACCTGCACCAACTTCCAGCAGTGGACCGACGCCTGGATGAGCATCAAGGGCTGA
- a CDS encoding ABC transporter permease has protein sequence MRRRIRIAGLLALPMTWLIGIYIFSLVMLLVTAFWVTDPFTSKVKPGFTLRNFEQLIANPAYLSTSLRTLGIALGVTVLSIVISVPLGIFMAKVASPWLRGVLAVSITLPLWAGYLVKVLAMRITFTEQGFFNWLLAPFGLHGPGFTLVTVVITLTYLWLPYMAVPVYTAIRQLPPNLFDASADLGAGSWRTIRTVVLPLIKPAIIAGSVFTFSLSLGDYLVAKFVGGDTQMIGSVIASNINLNPPLAAAFSLVPIAFVVVYLVSVQRTGALERM, from the coding sequence ATGAGACGCCGCATCCGCATCGCGGGCTTGCTGGCCCTGCCGATGACCTGGCTCATCGGGATCTACATCTTCTCCCTGGTGATGCTGCTGGTGACCGCGTTCTGGGTGACCGACCCGTTCACCTCCAAGGTGAAGCCCGGCTTCACGCTGCGCAACTTCGAGCAGCTCATCGCGAACCCGGCCTACCTGTCCACATCGCTGCGCACGCTCGGCATCGCCCTCGGCGTCACCGTGCTGTCGATCGTGATCTCGGTGCCGCTGGGCATCTTCATGGCGAAGGTCGCCTCGCCGTGGCTGCGCGGCGTGCTCGCGGTCTCGATCACGCTCCCGCTGTGGGCGGGCTACCTGGTGAAGGTGCTCGCCATGCGGATCACCTTCACCGAACAGGGCTTCTTCAACTGGCTGCTCGCACCGTTCGGGCTGCACGGCCCCGGCTTCACGCTGGTCACGGTCGTGATCACCCTCACCTATCTCTGGCTGCCGTACATGGCGGTGCCGGTGTACACCGCCATCCGCCAGCTCCCGCCGAACCTGTTCGACGCGTCGGCCGACCTCGGCGCCGGATCGTGGCGGACGATCCGCACCGTCGTGCTGCCGCTGATCAAGCCGGCGATCATCGCCGGGTCGGTGTTCACCTTCTCCCTGAGCCTGGGCGACTACCTGGTCGCCAAGTTCGTCGGCGGGGACACCCAGATGATCGGCAGCGTCATCGCCTCCAACATCAACCTGAATCCGCCGCTGGCGGCGGCGTTCTCGCTGGTGCCGATCGCCTTCGTCGTCGTGTACCTGGTGAGCGTGCAGCGCACCGGCGCCCTGGAAAGGATGTGA
- a CDS encoding ABC transporter permease, translating to MLRPSRTAKVMLGVVVALILAFLYVPLLLVVLNSFNAARIASWPVADFSLEWWGRAFTSRPVRDALVNSLLVAAGATVIAVVLGTLVAFALQRHRFFGQRAVNLLVVLPIALPGIVTGVALNNTYNQMLEPIGVQVGFFGMIIAHGTFCIVMVFNNVLARLRRLNPSIEEASTDLGATPWQTFRLVTFPQFRSALVAGAILAFALSFDEVYVTIFTAPPGVDTLPLWIMNQMARPNEASVVNVVATVVILASFIPVWVSQRLGRDVTERD from the coding sequence ATGCTGAGGCCGTCCCGCACCGCGAAGGTCATGCTCGGCGTCGTCGTCGCGCTCATCCTCGCGTTCCTGTACGTGCCGCTGCTGCTGGTCGTGCTGAACTCGTTCAACGCCGCGCGGATCGCCAGCTGGCCCGTGGCGGACTTCTCCCTGGAGTGGTGGGGGAGGGCGTTCACGAGCCGCCCGGTGCGCGACGCGCTGGTCAACTCGCTGCTGGTCGCCGCCGGCGCCACCGTGATCGCCGTCGTCCTCGGCACGCTGGTCGCCTTCGCGCTCCAGCGTCATCGCTTCTTCGGTCAGCGCGCCGTGAACCTGCTGGTGGTGCTGCCGATCGCGCTGCCCGGCATCGTCACCGGCGTCGCGCTGAACAACACCTACAACCAGATGCTGGAGCCGATCGGCGTCCAGGTCGGGTTCTTCGGGATGATCATCGCGCACGGCACCTTTTGCATCGTGATGGTGTTCAACAACGTGCTGGCGCGGCTGCGCCGGCTGAACCCGAGCATCGAGGAGGCCTCCACCGACCTCGGCGCCACGCCCTGGCAGACGTTCCGGCTGGTCACCTTCCCGCAGTTCCGCAGCGCCCTGGTGGCCGGGGCGATCCTCGCCTTCGCGCTCAGCTTCGACGAGGTCTACGTGACGATCTTCACCGCCCCGCCCGGGGTGGACACGCTGCCGCTGTGGATCATGAACCAGATGGCGCGGCCGAACGAGGCGAGCGTGGTCAACGTGGTCGCCACGGTGGTGATCCTCGCCTCCTTCATCCCGGTCTGGGTGTCGCAGCGGCTGGGGCGCGACGTGACCGAGCGGGACTGA
- a CDS encoding FKBP-type peptidyl-prolyl cis-trans isomerase, with product MTDRTKPEFDAPTGPAPADLVVRDIIVGDGPEAKPGDTVTVHYAGVEYDSGEEFDSSWGRGETIQFPLRGLIQGWQEGIPGMKVGGRRELTIPPHLAYGPAGAGHFLSGKTLIFIIDLVSVG from the coding sequence ATGACTGATCGCACAAAGCCCGAGTTCGACGCGCCGACCGGCCCCGCCCCCGCGGACCTCGTCGTCCGCGACATCATCGTCGGCGACGGCCCCGAGGCCAAGCCGGGCGACACCGTCACCGTCCACTACGCGGGCGTCGAGTACGACTCCGGCGAGGAGTTCGACTCCTCGTGGGGCCGCGGCGAGACCATCCAGTTCCCGCTGCGCGGGCTCATCCAGGGCTGGCAGGAGGGCATCCCCGGCATGAAGGTCGGCGGGCGCCGTGAGCTCACCATCCCGCCGCACCTGGCCTACGGCCCGGCCGGCGCCGGTCACTTCCTCTCCGGCAAGACCCTCATCTTCATCATCGACCTCGTCTCCGTCGGCTGA
- the rpsO gene encoding 30S ribosomal protein S15, whose protein sequence is MALEADVKKAIIEEYATHPGDTGSPEVQVALLTQRIKDLTEHLKDHKHDHHSRRGLFLLVGQRRRLLGYLQDIDIERYRSLIERLGLRR, encoded by the coding sequence ATGGCACTGGAAGCAGACGTCAAGAAGGCGATCATCGAAGAGTACGCGACGCACCCCGGTGACACCGGATCCCCCGAGGTGCAGGTCGCTCTGCTGACGCAGCGCATCAAGGACCTCACCGAGCACCTGAAGGACCACAAGCACGACCACCACTCGCGCCGTGGCCTGTTCCTGCTCGTCGGTCAGCGCCGTCGTCTGCTCGGCTACCTCCAGGACATCGACATCGAGCGCTACCGCTCGCTGATCGAGCGCCTGGGGCTGCGCCGATAA
- the surE gene encoding 5'/3'-nucleotidase SurE, translated as MTRTLITNDDGIDAPGLAVLARAAVAHGLEVTVAAPERQSSGTSASIVAGEEGGRIAVDRRRLDGLEDVPAFAVRGGPGLIALIAAHGAFGDPPDLVLSGVNHGANVGRAILHSGTVGAALTGGLNGARALAVSLDVGMHPTSFAWETAAGVAMTLLPFLSRLEEGAVLNLNVPNTDAPRGIREAPLAPFGIVQTTLSERGVGHIRLAVEDLPNEPLPGTDAALLAEGWATLTGIEPVSHRPVGYETAESAGDDEGRPTP; from the coding sequence ATGACCCGCACGCTGATCACGAACGACGACGGCATCGACGCCCCCGGCCTCGCCGTGCTCGCGCGGGCCGCCGTGGCGCACGGGCTCGAGGTCACGGTCGCCGCCCCCGAGCGGCAGTCCAGCGGCACCAGCGCCTCGATCGTTGCCGGCGAGGAGGGCGGTCGCATCGCGGTCGACCGGCGCCGGCTCGACGGCCTCGAGGACGTCCCCGCGTTCGCGGTCCGCGGCGGGCCGGGCCTGATCGCGCTGATCGCCGCGCACGGCGCCTTCGGCGATCCGCCGGACCTCGTGCTCAGCGGCGTCAACCACGGGGCGAACGTCGGACGCGCCATCCTGCACTCAGGCACGGTGGGGGCGGCCCTCACCGGCGGGCTGAACGGCGCCCGTGCGCTCGCGGTCTCGCTCGACGTCGGGATGCATCCGACGTCCTTCGCCTGGGAGACGGCGGCGGGGGTCGCGATGACGCTGCTGCCGTTCCTCTCCCGGCTCGAGGAGGGCGCCGTGCTCAACCTGAACGTGCCGAACACCGACGCGCCGCGGGGCATCCGCGAGGCGCCGCTGGCGCCCTTCGGCATCGTGCAGACCACGCTGAGCGAGCGCGGCGTGGGACACATCCGGCTCGCGGTGGAGGATCTGCCGAACGAGCCGCTGCCGGGAACGGATGCCGCGCTGCTGGCGGAGGGCTGGGCGACGCTGACCGGCATCGAGCCGGTCTCGCACCGCCCCGTCGGCTACGAGACCGCCGAGTCCGCCGGCGACGACGAAGGCCGCCCCACACCGTGA
- a CDS encoding isopenicillin N synthase family dioxygenase, whose protein sequence is MADLTLPVLDLSELDRGPSAAAAFREALRAATRDVGFFYLTGTGVPAALEERLHRAARDFFALPEDDKLAIENVRSPHFRGYTRIGGERTQGRVDWREQIDIGPEREPVTGGPAYNRLIGPNLWPAAQPGLREVVEEWHAALSAVSRRLLRAWALSLGAEESYFDRHFGEPSTLIKIVRYPGTDAPEPQQGVGAHKDSGVLTLLWVEPGKGGLQVERDGAWVDAPPVPGAFVVNIGELLEHATGGYLRATNHRVLSPRAPEDRISIPFFFNPALDQRLPPIPLPPELAAQARGVTADPANPIHALYGENALKSRLRAHPDVAAVHHPDLVGASA, encoded by the coding sequence ATGGCAGATCTCACGCTCCCCGTCCTCGACCTGTCGGAGCTCGACCGCGGCCCGTCCGCCGCAGCGGCGTTCCGGGAGGCGCTGCGCGCGGCGACACGGGACGTCGGCTTCTTCTACCTCACCGGCACCGGCGTCCCCGCCGCGCTCGAGGAGAGGCTGCACCGCGCCGCCCGCGACTTCTTCGCCCTGCCCGAGGACGACAAGCTCGCGATCGAGAACGTGCGCAGCCCGCACTTCCGGGGGTACACGCGCATCGGCGGCGAGCGCACCCAGGGGAGGGTGGACTGGCGCGAGCAGATCGACATCGGCCCGGAACGCGAGCCGGTGACCGGCGGCCCGGCGTACAACCGGCTGATCGGACCGAACCTGTGGCCGGCCGCGCAGCCCGGGCTGCGCGAAGTCGTCGAGGAGTGGCACGCCGCGCTCTCCGCCGTGTCCCGGCGGCTGCTGCGCGCCTGGGCGCTGTCCCTGGGCGCCGAGGAGTCGTACTTCGACCGCCACTTCGGCGAGCCGTCGACGCTCATCAAGATCGTCCGCTATCCCGGCACGGACGCGCCGGAGCCGCAGCAGGGCGTGGGCGCGCACAAGGACTCCGGCGTGCTCACCCTGCTGTGGGTCGAGCCGGGCAAGGGCGGCCTTCAGGTGGAGCGCGACGGCGCCTGGGTGGACGCCCCGCCGGTGCCGGGCGCGTTCGTGGTGAACATCGGCGAGCTGCTCGAGCACGCCACCGGCGGCTACCTGCGAGCGACGAACCACCGGGTCCTGTCCCCGCGTGCACCCGAGGACCGGATCTCGATCCCGTTCTTCTTCAACCCGGCCCTGGACCAGCGCCTCCCGCCGATCCCACTGCCGCCGGAGCTGGCCGCCCAGGCCCGCGGCGTGACCGCGGACCCGGCCAACCCGATCCACGCCCTCTACGGCGAGAACGCGCTGAAGTCCCGACTGCGGGCGCACCCGGACGTCGCAGCCGTCCACCACCCCGATCTCGTCGGCGCGTCCGCCTGA
- a CDS encoding acyltransferase family protein, with translation MSSAAQHPPATGPLPRPRRRVPFWDNARFACIVLVVLGHGIQRLIYDSDVAYAFYLSIYAFHMPAFAIISGYFSKSGSPTRRQMARVITDILVPYVIFEMLWTLTKWLVEGRADPNLTQPSWTLWFLLALGIFRLVLPYLALLRWPLLWALAISIGVGYLGNVDSTFSLSRTLGLLFFFTLGWWLREHDIVRRFGLIDHRPWWVRVAAVAVLAGWAFVCWLWLPTWQEIDLRHWLFYEDSYADLGGEQWWAGGLRLGLMALAIVLSAAFLALIPRSTRRWTRFGQYTMYVYLLHSFVLYPFRESGVLRGLDPTWLWLPLVTLLSVFTAFVLATRPVRTVFRPLIEPRPRWMFADRTLASAEDHRSDPTGSRRS, from the coding sequence ATGAGCAGCGCCGCGCAGCATCCGCCGGCCACCGGCCCTCTCCCCCGCCCGCGGCGGCGCGTCCCGTTCTGGGACAACGCGCGCTTCGCGTGCATCGTCCTGGTCGTCCTCGGCCACGGCATCCAGCGCCTCATCTACGACTCCGACGTCGCGTACGCGTTCTACCTGAGCATCTACGCCTTCCACATGCCGGCGTTCGCGATCATCTCGGGCTACTTCTCCAAGTCCGGCAGCCCGACCCGGCGCCAGATGGCACGTGTGATCACCGACATCCTGGTGCCCTACGTCATCTTCGAGATGCTCTGGACGCTCACCAAGTGGCTGGTCGAGGGTCGCGCCGACCCGAACCTCACCCAGCCGTCCTGGACCCTGTGGTTCCTGCTCGCCCTCGGCATCTTCCGGCTCGTGCTGCCCTACCTGGCGCTGCTGCGCTGGCCGTTGCTGTGGGCGCTGGCGATCTCCATCGGGGTGGGCTATCTCGGCAACGTCGACAGCACCTTCTCGCTGTCGCGCACCCTCGGGCTGCTCTTCTTCTTCACCCTGGGCTGGTGGCTGCGCGAGCACGACATCGTGCGGCGCTTCGGCCTCATCGACCACCGCCCGTGGTGGGTGCGCGTCGCCGCCGTGGCGGTGCTCGCGGGCTGGGCGTTCGTGTGCTGGCTGTGGCTGCCCACATGGCAGGAGATCGACCTGCGGCACTGGCTCTTCTACGAGGACTCGTACGCCGACCTCGGCGGCGAGCAGTGGTGGGCGGGCGGCCTGCGGCTGGGCCTGATGGCGCTGGCGATCGTGCTCAGCGCGGCGTTCCTGGCCCTGATCCCACGCAGCACGCGGCGGTGGACCCGCTTCGGCCAGTACACGATGTACGTCTACCTGCTGCACTCCTTCGTGCTGTATCCGTTCCGCGAGTCCGGTGTGCTGCGCGGGCTCGACCCCACCTGGCTCTGGCTGCCGCTGGTCACCCTGCTCTCGGTGTTCACCGCGTTCGTGCTGGCCACGAGGCCGGTGCGCACGGTGTTCCGGCCGCTGATCGAGCCGCGGCCGCGCTGGATGTTCGCCGACCGCACCCTCGCCTCCGCCGAGGACCACCGCAGCGACCCGACCGGCTCGCGCCGGAGCTGA
- a CDS encoding LLM class flavin-dependent oxidoreductase — MQFGLMSVSDITRDPTTGVTPSERERIQATVTIATHAEEAGLDVFAIGEHHNPPFWSSSPTTFLAYVAAQTERIILSTSTTLITTNDPVRIAEEYAMLQHLSGGRMDVMMGRGNTGPVYPWFGKDIRQGLPLAIENYALLHKLWREDVVDWDGKFRTPLQGFTATPRPLDGVPPFVWHGSIRTPEIAEQAAYYGDGFFANNIFWPKEHYQRLIGLYRQRYAHYGHGTPEQAIVGLGGQVFMRAKSQDAVDEFRPYFDNAPVYGHGPSLEDFTEMTPLTVGSPQQVIDRYAAMRDHFGDYQRQLFLLDHAGLPLKTVLEQIDILGTEVVPVLRRELAKGRPADVPDAPTHAARVKAVFGDGPTREARPSANRGDNLTAGSPYQDAPPASGAAFGLSRKEA; from the coding sequence ATGCAGTTCGGGCTCATGTCGGTCAGCGACATCACCCGCGACCCGACCACCGGCGTCACCCCGAGCGAGCGCGAGCGGATCCAGGCGACGGTGACCATCGCCACGCACGCCGAGGAGGCCGGGCTCGACGTCTTCGCCATCGGCGAGCACCACAACCCGCCGTTCTGGTCGTCCAGCCCCACCACGTTCCTGGCGTACGTGGCCGCGCAGACCGAGCGGATCATCCTGTCCACCTCCACGACCCTGATCACCACCAACGACCCGGTGCGGATCGCGGAGGAGTACGCGATGCTCCAGCACCTCTCCGGGGGTCGGATGGACGTGATGATGGGCCGCGGGAACACCGGTCCGGTGTACCCGTGGTTCGGCAAGGACATCCGACAGGGCCTGCCCCTTGCAATCGAGAACTATGCGCTGCTGCACAAGCTGTGGCGCGAGGACGTCGTCGACTGGGACGGCAAGTTCCGCACCCCGCTGCAGGGCTTCACGGCGACGCCGCGGCCGCTGGACGGCGTGCCTCCGTTCGTGTGGCACGGGTCCATCCGCACCCCGGAGATCGCCGAGCAGGCGGCCTACTACGGCGACGGCTTCTTCGCGAACAACATCTTCTGGCCGAAGGAGCACTACCAGCGTCTGATCGGGCTGTACCGCCAGCGCTACGCGCACTACGGTCACGGCACCCCGGAGCAGGCGATCGTGGGCCTCGGCGGCCAGGTGTTCATGCGCGCGAAGTCGCAGGACGCCGTCGACGAGTTCCGCCCATACTTCGACAACGCCCCGGTGTACGGCCACGGCCCGAGCCTGGAGGACTTCACCGAGATGACGCCGCTGACGGTGGGCTCCCCGCAGCAGGTGATCGACCGGTACGCCGCCATGCGCGACCACTTCGGCGACTACCAGCGTCAGCTGTTCCTGCTGGATCACGCCGGTCTGCCGCTGAAGACCGTGCTGGAGCAGATCGACATCCTCGGCACGGAGGTCGTCCCGGTGCTGCGTCGGGAGCTGGCCAAGGGTCGCCCGGCGGACGTCCCGGACGCGCCGACCCACGCGGCCCGGGTGAAGGCGGTCTTCGGCGACGGTCCCACCCGCGAGGCGCGCCCGTCCGCGAACCGCGGCGACAACCTCACCGCGGGCTCGCCCTACCAGGACGCGCCGCCCGCCTCCGGCGCCGCATTCGGCCTGAGCCGGAAGGAGGCGTGA
- a CDS encoding FMN reductase produces MSERRIAVVSAGLSNPSSTRMLADRLAAETARFLRERDIAVTVDVIELRDLAHDITNNLLTGFAPPALESAINTVVSADALIAVTPIFSTSYSGLFKSFIDVLDPDALTGTPVLIGANAGTARHSLAIDYAIRPLFTYLHAEPVPTGVFAASSDWGANADDVAPLSARVERGARELAEAVARREPVRDADPFDPATYLGEGKSFGHLLGGLAGE; encoded by the coding sequence ATGAGCGAGCGCCGCATCGCCGTGGTCTCGGCCGGCCTGTCCAACCCCTCGTCCACGCGGATGCTGGCGGACCGCCTGGCGGCGGAGACCGCGCGCTTCCTGCGCGAGCGCGACATCGCCGTGACGGTGGACGTGATCGAGCTGCGCGACCTCGCGCACGACATCACGAACAACCTGCTCACCGGCTTCGCACCGCCGGCCCTGGAGTCGGCGATCAACACGGTCGTCTCCGCGGACGCGCTGATCGCCGTGACCCCGATCTTCTCGACGAGCTACTCCGGGCTGTTCAAGTCGTTCATCGACGTGCTCGACCCCGACGCGCTCACCGGCACGCCCGTTCTGATCGGCGCGAACGCCGGGACCGCGCGGCACTCGCTGGCCATCGACTACGCGATCCGCCCGCTGTTCACCTATCTGCACGCCGAGCCGGTGCCCACCGGGGTTTTCGCCGCGTCCAGCGACTGGGGCGCGAACGCCGACGACGTGGCGCCGCTGAGCGCCCGCGTCGAGCGCGGCGCCCGCGAGCTGGCCGAGGCGGTCGCCCGCCGCGAGCCGGTGCGGGATGCCGACCCGTTCGACCCGGCGACCTACCTCGGTGAGGGGAAGTCGTTCGGTCACCTGCTCGGCGGTCTCGCGGGGGAGTGA